The following are encoded together in the Zingiber officinale cultivar Zhangliang chromosome 8A, Zo_v1.1, whole genome shotgun sequence genome:
- the LOC122012350 gene encoding putative B3 domain-containing protein Os04g0676650 isoform X3 yields MDGSSRYRESAEYYNGGRSSDKVVGFDEFLFPGSYCDRGNAGQPNTNNDEVKSHSTRNEVASSLQFTSAAMDNPSIADLEMLQSVNSFSELLSGNAYLGPVFQPNTRFFPQMISNYTFPMASTSFVKSSDFSVVDGKKEELISNRGCSALPAWENNEQATLQIPNQLTFQLESEITDKKELGCKDLQVALCKELTKSDVGNTGRIVLPKREAEACLPPLSERDGIVLHMEDMTLQCSWKFKYRFWPNNRSRMYILENTGDFVRAHCLQTGDSLIIYRNSTSGNFIVRGKKANPEQSPLDTVKCNWKNQFSIDEKHCSSSMYNNEARNL; encoded by the exons ATGGATGGGAGTAGCAGGTATCGTGAATCAGCCGAGTACTATAATGGTGGTCGGAGCAGTGACAAGGTGGTTGGGTTTGACGAGTTCTTGTTTCCAGGTTCTTATTGTGACAGAG GCAACGCAGGACAACCAAACACAAATAATGATGAGGTCAAATCTCACTCTACACGTAATGAGGTTGCTTCAAGTCTACAATTCACAAGTGCTGCTATGGATAATCCTTCCATTGCTGATTTGGAAATGCTGCAATCTGTGAATTCCTTTTCTGAACTTTTAAGTGGCAATGCTTATCTCGGACCAG TGTTCCAGCCAAATACTAGGTTTTTCCCACAAATGATCTCAAATTATACCTTTCCAATGGCATCTACAAGTTTTGTTAAAAGCAGTGATTTCAGCGTGGTGGATGGGAAGAAAGAG GAGTTGATAAGCAACAGAGGATGTAGTGCACTTCCAGCATGGGAAAACAATGAACAGGCAACATTGCAAATACCGAATCAATTAACCTTTCAACTGGAGTCAGAAATAACTGACaaa AAGGAACTTGGATGTAAAGACTTGCAAGTTGCTCTGTGCAAAGAGTTGACAAAAAGTGATGTTGGAAACACTGGAAGAATAGTACTGCCAAAG AGGGAGGCTGAGGCTTGTCTTCCTCCACTATCTGAAAGAGATGGCATAGTGCTGCACATGGAAGATATGACACTTCAATGTTCATGGAAATTTAAGTACAG GTTTTGGCCAAATAACAGAAGTAGGATGTATATTTTGGAAAATACAG GAGATTTTGTAAGGGCACATTGTCTTCAAACAGGAGATTCTTTAATTATTTATCGAAATTCAACTTCTGGAAATTTT ATTGTTAGGGGCAAGAAGGCAAATCCAGAGCAGTCTCCTTTGGATACGGTGAAGTGCAACTGGAAAAATCAATTCAGTATCGATGAAAAACACTGCAGCAGTTCCATGTACAATAATGAAGCAAGGAACCTATAG
- the LOC122012355 gene encoding stem-specific protein TSJT1-like — MLGIFQNAVAQAPEELHSPAIPPSPGAILRQPKKPDDILKDFHAAYSSHSFSASFAAGAALAFVSVHSPRTSSHPRLFCSFDDVYCMFVGSLNNLSSLIRQYGLCSKSTNEALLVIEAYRTLRDRGPYPADQVVKDLSGSFAFVVYDNKAGTVFAALSSDGGVPLFWGVAADGSVVICDDLDVVKASCGKSYAPFPTGCMFHSEGGLRSFEHPLNKLKAMPRVDSEGVMCGASFKVDTYSRINSMPRVGSAADWTSWEGSC, encoded by the exons ATGTTAGGGATCTTCCAGAATGCCGTGGCCCAGGCGCCGGAGGAGCTCCACAGTCCGGCCATACCGCCGAGCCCCGGCGCCATTCTCCGGCAGCCGAAGAAACCAGATGACATACTAAAGGACTTCCACGCTGCCTACTCCAGCCACTCCTTCTCTGCTTCCTTCGCCGCTGGCGCCGCACTCGCCTTCGTTTCTGTCCACTCTCCTCGCACCTCCTCACACCCAAG GTTGTTCTGTAGCTTCGATGATGTCTACTGCATGTTCGTGGGGAGCCTAAACAACCTAAGCTCGCTCATCCGGCAGTACGGGCTCTGCAGCAAGTCCACCAATGAGGCGCTGCTGGTGATCGAAGCCTACCGCACGCTGCGCGACCGCGGGCCCTACCCTGCGGATCAGGTCGTCAAGGACCTCAGCGGCTCCTTCGCTTTCGTCGTCTACGACAACAAGGCCGGCACCGTATTCGCCGCTCTG AGCTCAGATGGAGGAGTGCCTTTGTTTTGGGGCGTTGCAGCTGATGGATCCGTGGTGATCTGTGACGACCTGGACGTCGTCAAGGCGAGCTGTGGCAAATCCTATGCGCCATTTCCAACTG GGTGCATGTTCCACAGCGAGGGAGGGTTGAGGAGCTTCGAGCATCCGTTGAACAAGCTGAAGGCGATGCCGAGGGTGGACAGCGAGGGTGTGATGTGCGGGGCGAGCTTCAAGGTGGACACTTACTCCCGGATCAACTCCATGCCTAGGGTTGGAAGCGCCGCGGACTGGACTTCGTGGGAAGGATCTTGCTGA
- the LOC122012350 gene encoding putative B3 domain-containing protein Os04g0676650 isoform X1 has protein sequence MDGSSRYRESAEYYNGGRSSDKVVGFDEFLFPGSYCDRGNAGQPNTNNDEVKSHSTRNEVASSLQFTSAAMDNPSIADLEMLQSVNSFSELLSGNAYLGPVFQPNTRFFPQMISNYTFPMASTSFVKSSDFSVVDGKKERLLCQELISNRGCSALPAWENNEQATLQIPNQLTFQLESEITDKKELGCKDLQVALCKELTKSDVGNTGRIVLPKREAEACLPPLSERDGIVLHMEDMTLQCSWKFKYRFWPNNRSRMYILENTGDFVRAHCLQTGDSLIIYRNSTSGNFIVRGKKANPEQSPLDTVKCNWKNQFSIDEKHCSSSMYNNEARNL, from the exons ATGGATGGGAGTAGCAGGTATCGTGAATCAGCCGAGTACTATAATGGTGGTCGGAGCAGTGACAAGGTGGTTGGGTTTGACGAGTTCTTGTTTCCAGGTTCTTATTGTGACAGAG GCAACGCAGGACAACCAAACACAAATAATGATGAGGTCAAATCTCACTCTACACGTAATGAGGTTGCTTCAAGTCTACAATTCACAAGTGCTGCTATGGATAATCCTTCCATTGCTGATTTGGAAATGCTGCAATCTGTGAATTCCTTTTCTGAACTTTTAAGTGGCAATGCTTATCTCGGACCAG TGTTCCAGCCAAATACTAGGTTTTTCCCACAAATGATCTCAAATTATACCTTTCCAATGGCATCTACAAGTTTTGTTAAAAGCAGTGATTTCAGCGTGGTGGATGGGAAGAAAGAG AGGCTATTGTGCCAGGAGTTGATAAGCAACAGAGGATGTAGTGCACTTCCAGCATGGGAAAACAATGAACAGGCAACATTGCAAATACCGAATCAATTAACCTTTCAACTGGAGTCAGAAATAACTGACaaa AAGGAACTTGGATGTAAAGACTTGCAAGTTGCTCTGTGCAAAGAGTTGACAAAAAGTGATGTTGGAAACACTGGAAGAATAGTACTGCCAAAG AGGGAGGCTGAGGCTTGTCTTCCTCCACTATCTGAAAGAGATGGCATAGTGCTGCACATGGAAGATATGACACTTCAATGTTCATGGAAATTTAAGTACAG GTTTTGGCCAAATAACAGAAGTAGGATGTATATTTTGGAAAATACAG GAGATTTTGTAAGGGCACATTGTCTTCAAACAGGAGATTCTTTAATTATTTATCGAAATTCAACTTCTGGAAATTTT ATTGTTAGGGGCAAGAAGGCAAATCCAGAGCAGTCTCCTTTGGATACGGTGAAGTGCAACTGGAAAAATCAATTCAGTATCGATGAAAAACACTGCAGCAGTTCCATGTACAATAATGAAGCAAGGAACCTATAG
- the LOC122012350 gene encoding putative B3 domain-containing protein Os04g0676650 isoform X2 → MDGSSRYRESAEYYNGGRSSDKVVGFDEFLFPGSYCDRGNAGQPNTNNDEVKSHSTRNEVASSLQFTSAAMDNPSIADLEMLQSVNSFSELLSGNAYLGPVFQPNTRFFPQMISNYTFPMASTSFVKSSDFSVVDGKKERLLCQELISNRGCSALPAWENNEQATLQIPNQLTFQLESEITDKELGCKDLQVALCKELTKSDVGNTGRIVLPKREAEACLPPLSERDGIVLHMEDMTLQCSWKFKYRFWPNNRSRMYILENTGDFVRAHCLQTGDSLIIYRNSTSGNFIVRGKKANPEQSPLDTVKCNWKNQFSIDEKHCSSSMYNNEARNL, encoded by the exons ATGGATGGGAGTAGCAGGTATCGTGAATCAGCCGAGTACTATAATGGTGGTCGGAGCAGTGACAAGGTGGTTGGGTTTGACGAGTTCTTGTTTCCAGGTTCTTATTGTGACAGAG GCAACGCAGGACAACCAAACACAAATAATGATGAGGTCAAATCTCACTCTACACGTAATGAGGTTGCTTCAAGTCTACAATTCACAAGTGCTGCTATGGATAATCCTTCCATTGCTGATTTGGAAATGCTGCAATCTGTGAATTCCTTTTCTGAACTTTTAAGTGGCAATGCTTATCTCGGACCAG TGTTCCAGCCAAATACTAGGTTTTTCCCACAAATGATCTCAAATTATACCTTTCCAATGGCATCTACAAGTTTTGTTAAAAGCAGTGATTTCAGCGTGGTGGATGGGAAGAAAGAG AGGCTATTGTGCCAGGAGTTGATAAGCAACAGAGGATGTAGTGCACTTCCAGCATGGGAAAACAATGAACAGGCAACATTGCAAATACCGAATCAATTAACCTTTCAACTGGAGTCAGAAATAACTGACaaa GAACTTGGATGTAAAGACTTGCAAGTTGCTCTGTGCAAAGAGTTGACAAAAAGTGATGTTGGAAACACTGGAAGAATAGTACTGCCAAAG AGGGAGGCTGAGGCTTGTCTTCCTCCACTATCTGAAAGAGATGGCATAGTGCTGCACATGGAAGATATGACACTTCAATGTTCATGGAAATTTAAGTACAG GTTTTGGCCAAATAACAGAAGTAGGATGTATATTTTGGAAAATACAG GAGATTTTGTAAGGGCACATTGTCTTCAAACAGGAGATTCTTTAATTATTTATCGAAATTCAACTTCTGGAAATTTT ATTGTTAGGGGCAAGAAGGCAAATCCAGAGCAGTCTCCTTTGGATACGGTGAAGTGCAACTGGAAAAATCAATTCAGTATCGATGAAAAACACTGCAGCAGTTCCATGTACAATAATGAAGCAAGGAACCTATAG
- the LOC122012350 gene encoding putative B3 domain-containing protein Os04g0676650 isoform X4, producing the protein MDGSSRYRESAEYYNGGRSSDKVVGFDEFLFPGSYCDRGNAGQPNTNNDEVKSHSTRNEVASSLQFTSAAMDNPSIADLEMLQSVNSFSELLSGNAYLGPVFQPNTRFFPQMISNYTFPMASTSFVKSSDFSVVDGKKEELISNRGCSALPAWENNEQATLQIPNQLTFQLESEITDKELGCKDLQVALCKELTKSDVGNTGRIVLPKREAEACLPPLSERDGIVLHMEDMTLQCSWKFKYRFWPNNRSRMYILENTGDFVRAHCLQTGDSLIIYRNSTSGNFIVRGKKANPEQSPLDTVKCNWKNQFSIDEKHCSSSMYNNEARNL; encoded by the exons ATGGATGGGAGTAGCAGGTATCGTGAATCAGCCGAGTACTATAATGGTGGTCGGAGCAGTGACAAGGTGGTTGGGTTTGACGAGTTCTTGTTTCCAGGTTCTTATTGTGACAGAG GCAACGCAGGACAACCAAACACAAATAATGATGAGGTCAAATCTCACTCTACACGTAATGAGGTTGCTTCAAGTCTACAATTCACAAGTGCTGCTATGGATAATCCTTCCATTGCTGATTTGGAAATGCTGCAATCTGTGAATTCCTTTTCTGAACTTTTAAGTGGCAATGCTTATCTCGGACCAG TGTTCCAGCCAAATACTAGGTTTTTCCCACAAATGATCTCAAATTATACCTTTCCAATGGCATCTACAAGTTTTGTTAAAAGCAGTGATTTCAGCGTGGTGGATGGGAAGAAAGAG GAGTTGATAAGCAACAGAGGATGTAGTGCACTTCCAGCATGGGAAAACAATGAACAGGCAACATTGCAAATACCGAATCAATTAACCTTTCAACTGGAGTCAGAAATAACTGACaaa GAACTTGGATGTAAAGACTTGCAAGTTGCTCTGTGCAAAGAGTTGACAAAAAGTGATGTTGGAAACACTGGAAGAATAGTACTGCCAAAG AGGGAGGCTGAGGCTTGTCTTCCTCCACTATCTGAAAGAGATGGCATAGTGCTGCACATGGAAGATATGACACTTCAATGTTCATGGAAATTTAAGTACAG GTTTTGGCCAAATAACAGAAGTAGGATGTATATTTTGGAAAATACAG GAGATTTTGTAAGGGCACATTGTCTTCAAACAGGAGATTCTTTAATTATTTATCGAAATTCAACTTCTGGAAATTTT ATTGTTAGGGGCAAGAAGGCAAATCCAGAGCAGTCTCCTTTGGATACGGTGAAGTGCAACTGGAAAAATCAATTCAGTATCGATGAAAAACACTGCAGCAGTTCCATGTACAATAATGAAGCAAGGAACCTATAG
- the LOC122012354 gene encoding uncharacterized protein LOC122012354 isoform X3, whose amino-acid sequence MFALHCSLVSLAPVFSPSFSFGSSLSPASSLLAPPLLPKNSFRLGNPCDASSYSDQNRNGSRIRNPSLAYTAREGLDSIAGDGEVEGDVRSPGTAKGSGTTARGRRLLKVREEKRRREYDRLHNYPTWAKILENACRDDAELRAVLGDSIGNPELMRKRVEERIRKKGGDFRKSKTGSVLAFKVNFRDFNPLDSFIWFELYGAPSDRDVDLLGSVIQSWYVMGRLGAFNSSNLQLANSSMDYNPLYDSDKAAQAMPSSFHDIGDVEFQDNWGRVWVDLGTADFLAVDVLLNCLTVLSSEWTTGPASFATLRKA is encoded by the exons ATGTTCGCGCTCCATTGCAGCTTGGTTTCTCTCGCTCCAGTCTTCTCTCCTTCCTTTTCGTTTGGTTCCTCCCTATCCCCAGCGTCCTCTCTACttgctcctcctcttcttcccaaGAATAGTTTTCGGTTGGGTAATCCTTGCGATGCTTCATCGTACTCGGACCAGAATCGAAATGGAAGCCGTATAAGGAACCCTAGCCTCGCTTATACTGCGAGAGAAGGATTAGATTCCATTGCAGGTGATGGTGAAGTTGAAGGAGATGTGCGATCTCCTGGGACAGCGAAGGGGTCGGGGACGACGGCCCGAGGGAGGCGGCTTCTTAAAGTGAGGGAGGAGAAGCGGAGGAGGGAGTACGACCGCTTGCATAACTACCCGACCTGGGCTAA GATATTAGAGAACGCCTGCAGAGATGATGCTGAACTCCGTGCAGTTCTTGGGGATAGCATAGGGAACCCAGAACTTATGAGAAAAAGG GTTGAAGAAAGGATTCGGAAGAAAGGTGGAGACTTTCGCAAGTCAAAAACAGGATCTGTCCTTGCTTTTAAAGTTAACTTTAGAGA TTTTAATCCTTTAGATTCTTTTATATGGTTTGAACTGTATGGTGCACCTTCAGATCGTGATGTTGACCTTCTTGGTAGT GTTATTCAGTCATGGTATGTTATGGGACGTTTAGGAGCTTTCAACTCCTCTAATTTACAG TTGGCAAACTCATCCATGGATTACAATCCACTATATGATTCTGATAAAGCTGCTCAAGCAATGCCTTCATCCTTCCATGATATTGGCGATGTTGAATTCCAGGACAACTGGGGAAGGGTTTG GGTGGACCTTGGAACTGCTGATTTCCTTGCTGTTGATGTATTGCTTAATTGCCTTACTGTATTGAGCTCAGA gtGGACGACCGGCCCAGCCAGTTTTGCTACATTGAGAAAAGCTTAA
- the LOC122012354 gene encoding uncharacterized protein LOC122012354 isoform X2: protein MFALHCSLVSLAPVFSPSFSFGSSLSPASSLLAPPLLPKNSFRLGNPCDASSYSDQNRNGSRIRNPSLAYTAREGLDSIAGDGEVEGDVRSPGTAKGSGTTARGRRLLKVREEKRRREYDRLHNYPTWAKILENACRDDAELRAVLGDSIGNPELMRKRVEERIRKKGGDFRKSKTGSVLAFKVNFRDFNPLDSFIWFELYGAPSDRDVDLLGSVIQSWYVMGRLGAFNSSNLQLANSSMDYNPLYDSDKAAQAMPSSFHDIGDVEFQDNWGRVWVDLGTADFLAVDVLLNCLTVLSSEYLGIQQVVFGGRRMGDWEEGMTSTEDGYKSSKI from the exons ATGTTCGCGCTCCATTGCAGCTTGGTTTCTCTCGCTCCAGTCTTCTCTCCTTCCTTTTCGTTTGGTTCCTCCCTATCCCCAGCGTCCTCTCTACttgctcctcctcttcttcccaaGAATAGTTTTCGGTTGGGTAATCCTTGCGATGCTTCATCGTACTCGGACCAGAATCGAAATGGAAGCCGTATAAGGAACCCTAGCCTCGCTTATACTGCGAGAGAAGGATTAGATTCCATTGCAGGTGATGGTGAAGTTGAAGGAGATGTGCGATCTCCTGGGACAGCGAAGGGGTCGGGGACGACGGCCCGAGGGAGGCGGCTTCTTAAAGTGAGGGAGGAGAAGCGGAGGAGGGAGTACGACCGCTTGCATAACTACCCGACCTGGGCTAA GATATTAGAGAACGCCTGCAGAGATGATGCTGAACTCCGTGCAGTTCTTGGGGATAGCATAGGGAACCCAGAACTTATGAGAAAAAGG GTTGAAGAAAGGATTCGGAAGAAAGGTGGAGACTTTCGCAAGTCAAAAACAGGATCTGTCCTTGCTTTTAAAGTTAACTTTAGAGA TTTTAATCCTTTAGATTCTTTTATATGGTTTGAACTGTATGGTGCACCTTCAGATCGTGATGTTGACCTTCTTGGTAGT GTTATTCAGTCATGGTATGTTATGGGACGTTTAGGAGCTTTCAACTCCTCTAATTTACAG TTGGCAAACTCATCCATGGATTACAATCCACTATATGATTCTGATAAAGCTGCTCAAGCAATGCCTTCATCCTTCCATGATATTGGCGATGTTGAATTCCAGGACAACTGGGGAAGGGTTTG GGTGGACCTTGGAACTGCTGATTTCCTTGCTGTTGATGTATTGCTTAATTGCCTTACTGTATTGAGCTCAGA GTATTTGGGCATTCAGCAAGTGGTCTTTGGTGGACGACGGATGGGTGACTGGGAAGAGGGCATGACTAGCACAGAGGACGGTTACAAAAGTTCCAAAATCTGA
- the LOC122012354 gene encoding uncharacterized protein LOC122012354 isoform X1 has protein sequence MFALHCSLVSLAPVFSPSFSFGSSLSPASSLLAPPLLPKNSFRLGNPCDASSYSDQNRNGSRIRNPSLAYTAREGLDSIAGDGEVEGDVRSPGTAKGSGTTARGRRLLKVREEKRRREYDRLHNYPTWAKILENACRDDAELRAVLGDSIGNPELMRKRVEERIRKKGGDFRKSKTGSVLAFKVNFRDFNPLDSFIWFELYGAPSDRDVDLLGSVIQSWYVMGRLGAFNSSNLQLANSSMDYNPLYDSDKAAQAMPSSFHDIGDVEFQDNWGRVWVDLGTADFLAVDVLLNCLTVLSSETIYDKVCGNLPILNKLLESIVGMKHGILYDHGDTH, from the exons ATGTTCGCGCTCCATTGCAGCTTGGTTTCTCTCGCTCCAGTCTTCTCTCCTTCCTTTTCGTTTGGTTCCTCCCTATCCCCAGCGTCCTCTCTACttgctcctcctcttcttcccaaGAATAGTTTTCGGTTGGGTAATCCTTGCGATGCTTCATCGTACTCGGACCAGAATCGAAATGGAAGCCGTATAAGGAACCCTAGCCTCGCTTATACTGCGAGAGAAGGATTAGATTCCATTGCAGGTGATGGTGAAGTTGAAGGAGATGTGCGATCTCCTGGGACAGCGAAGGGGTCGGGGACGACGGCCCGAGGGAGGCGGCTTCTTAAAGTGAGGGAGGAGAAGCGGAGGAGGGAGTACGACCGCTTGCATAACTACCCGACCTGGGCTAA GATATTAGAGAACGCCTGCAGAGATGATGCTGAACTCCGTGCAGTTCTTGGGGATAGCATAGGGAACCCAGAACTTATGAGAAAAAGG GTTGAAGAAAGGATTCGGAAGAAAGGTGGAGACTTTCGCAAGTCAAAAACAGGATCTGTCCTTGCTTTTAAAGTTAACTTTAGAGA TTTTAATCCTTTAGATTCTTTTATATGGTTTGAACTGTATGGTGCACCTTCAGATCGTGATGTTGACCTTCTTGGTAGT GTTATTCAGTCATGGTATGTTATGGGACGTTTAGGAGCTTTCAACTCCTCTAATTTACAG TTGGCAAACTCATCCATGGATTACAATCCACTATATGATTCTGATAAAGCTGCTCAAGCAATGCCTTCATCCTTCCATGATATTGGCGATGTTGAATTCCAGGACAACTGGGGAAGGGTTTG GGTGGACCTTGGAACTGCTGATTTCCTTGCTGTTGATGTATTGCTTAATTGCCTTACTGTATTGAGCTCAGA AACAATTTATGATAAAGTATGCGGCAATCTCCCAATTCTGAATAAGCTGCTTGAATCCATAGTTGGCATGAAGCATGGGATCTTATATGACCATGGTGACACCCATTAG